ATCCATCGTTCTAACAAAATTGTCATCATAGTATCCCAACCTCTGCTCAAAAGCCGATTTGAAGCAACCCCAACAAAATAAGAATTAATGATGTAAACTTATTATGTTTCACGAGTTTTTATATTCATAAATGAAAAGAAGTTAGAAGTGATGATGAGCTCCCTGGACTTGGTTGACAATTAGAACTGTTGCTTGCGACTCTCTCGGCTCAAATGATATCACTGAAATCCACCATTCTATTGCAGTGCGGTGCTCTCACAAAGCTCAATGCTCTAATGCGGAAACAAATATATGAGACCCGATGGCATTCAGGGATGAATGTAGACCCGTCGGGTAGGGATAATCATTTTGAGATCTAATAATGGCTTCTTGCGACATTACTTTTGGAAAACTTTTGAACTATTCTTGTGTTATTAAGCCcggcataaaatatattacaactgCATGATTTTTGTCTGGTTTATATTTTAGAGTAACAAACTCTGGTTTATAAGTTGTAGGTGCATGCGCCAATTTTCAGTTCAAGGTAGAATCATGGGGCATCATTTGGAAGTTGAGAAGTTTTGAGTTAAATATTTCCACTGGCATCATTTctgttctaaaaaaaaaaatgaaagatagTAGCATCGGACGTTTGtggtttttttattattttttttaaggaaGGTGTGAGAACatgattcttctctctttttttcttttctttcgtgACTACAAGAGTAGTAACGTCATTGACAGTGGAGTATAGCAGTTATAGAACAACAAAATATAGTTTCCTGCTGCATACAAACAAAATTGCAATAGTTGACATTAGGGTTGAAAGTGAATAGGATGTGGATTGGATACcaacatatccatatttgttttgtcaaatgaatacaaatatggatacggatattatttgaatataaaaatttatatttatatttattttaaatatatatggaTATAATTCGAATATTGAAAGTATAGATATAGTTATAGATGTTACTTCGATAATAAActttataattacaaaatcaaagatattactaaataaataataaatcaagttaataatatatttatatagttatatattttttaaaaaaattaataattattatgtaaaattatataggattacataTAAATTCGGATATTCAGATATGGATTGGATAGTTATTtatccatatcttttttttttttttctgacggATATATATACAGATATGGATAGTAGTTagatattcaaatttttattcatatctgGATTGATTTGGAAACGAATCCGAAAGAATAATATCCAAATCATTTTCACCTTTAGTTGATAGAGTGATGCTGTGATGGTAATTACAACAGTAGGAAGCAACCAGAAAAGATGAACAAGATAATCCAAAGTACTGGAGCAAGCAATGAAGACATCCCTATAATTGCAGAATCCATCCAGGCATGGTATAAGAAGATGCTCCAAAGGTATAGTATAAGATGATGACAGCAGCAGAATCCCTTCAGGCATGGTATAAGAAATTGACAATAGGAGAACATGATTCTTTGGTATACTGTCTGGACAACTTAATACCAAACTCATAGCTCTATCTTCTGGAATGCGTTGCATGTTCCGGATGTACCTTTCTGTATACTATTTTTACTCATTGTCCTTTCCAGGGCTGGCTGGGAGAGAGAAGTAATTCTCGATTGAGGTAAATCTGATAATTgcaggaaaaaaaaagggaataagATAGGAGGAGTTAGGTTTGAACTAAGTCATTTGCCATGGCCTGTTAGCAAGCTTTTATTCGGCTTGAAGTAAAGAGATATCGATACCCACTCTTTTAGCGCATCCACGTCTCCAGACAAGAAATACGGGAAGAAATTGCAAAGGAACAGAATCTTTTGACGATTTTAAGATTTGTAATAACATTAGTTCCCTATAAAATGAAACTTAACCGGAATTACACTTAAACAGAACAAGAAAACTAACAAGGAAGGTCTATCGACCAACCAACTGGTAGACGTTGTAAAAATCCTGAATGCGTGTCCAACAAGACATCGAGAGGTTTATATCTTGGTGAATTACAACTTGAGAATATGTGCCCATTCAGCAAATTACAAAGATCGTTAGGTCTAGCTTGTTTCACCCCAttattcaaatgatttgattcaCTTTagacttttttcttaaaaaaattgtttcaattacatcaatatgcatgcataaaaatcttCAACATAGACTGACAACTCTCTATGAAGCCAGAacattctaaatatttttttctagcaaatgtaaatatatatttttttgaaacatgAAAATTTGATATTCGCTGGATTTGGGTGTTCACCAGCGGCCATGTTCCATCTGGTGATCCATGGAAGAGTTACAGGGTACTCGGCCAAGGGCTCCTCAAGGGAGCACAGCCGCAATGGTGATTGAAAAAACAGGGCAAGTAGATGGAGGTGTGATTTGTGGACATGGGGAAGAGACAGCAAAGGAGAAGAAGACCGGGCTTTACCTTGACTCCGGCGGTGCTCTCCAACGTCGATTTCCGGTGATCACAATAGATGAAACCGGCAAGGTCAagagggaagaagagaaagaaagaggcagAAAACAGGGTCGGTGGTCGTGATAGAATCTTGAAGGGAACGGGATGGCCTTGTAAAGGCGGAGGCGAGCCTCGCAGGAGATGgagtcttcttattcttctttttcaatGGGTGGGACGTGGTGTATGGTAGGTCGGTACGTTGCTGCTTTGTAAAGGAAATAAATCGTACGTTGTTGGTTTGTAAAGCAAGATATGGAATTTATGTTGGGACCAAGCTTTATCTCATCTTTTAAGATAATGCACGTATGTCATGATGCTAATCAAAAATCCAACAACGTAATCGTGTATTTTTTTTAATTGGGCAATAAAAAGTTATACATTACCAAATTCGATATGTGTTTCCTATTTAGATATTATTGTTtcctatattttttatatttagcacCATCTTCCTCTATTTATATAAGCCCTCTATCTGCTTATTCCTTCCCTGGTCGCTTCCAACTTCGGGCGCCATCTCTGGCTCTTGTTCTCTTGCtctttctccctccctctcctactCAAAGGGCGGCGGTGGTGATCATGTCGGAGATTCAGATAGGGGACTTCTTGGATGAGGACTACCGACCGCTCCGTAAGAGACCGAAGAAGAATAAtgctcctttgcagcatccggtACAAcacttttttcactttttttttttatatcaaataatcaGAATTCTTGGTTGAGAGAAACTTATTGAGATCTTGAATTATGTTATTGAAttatttgtgtttttttttttctctctccattcACAATATCTTTTTAAAACATCTAACATAACTTTCTCTGTTCGATTTGCCTGACACGAAGCCTTCTCAAGCTACCAGAAAGATGAAACCTTCAAAGTTTCATGCGCCTACCCGTTTGAGAATCGGAGCTTGGGAGGTAGGAGAATTTGATTCTAAAGCTTGACGTATTGAATATTCAATGGAATCAATGCAATAAAATTGCTATTGAACTTTACTTTGCCTGAATTATAGCTTTTTTTCACCAGAGGTCTGTACTTGATTATGTAGAGTAAAATACTAATCATTCTTGATTGCTACTGGTTAGAGCATAGTCAAGAATACAAACTCAAGATTTTTCTAATTGCCCTCAGTAGAAAATCTTATGTGCTTTGTTTGCTTACAAGTAGTTCTTTATCAAGGTGGATAAAGATTTGTCTGGTGGTTAATTGACGTACCCTTGTAAACAGCATGTATCAAGACATGAAGGTGATCTAGAGGCTAAGTGCTACTTTGCGAGACAAAAACTTATTTGGGAGTTTCTTGAAAGTGGCCTGAAGAGCAAGATTGAAATTCCATGGTCACATATTAAGGGTCTAAAGGTAACATACCCTGAAACAGGGGATGGAACCCTGGATATAGAGGTAATCTTATATGAgcatcaagagatgttttctaatGGCATAATGTATCAGTTCTCTTAACAAAGCTTTCTGCTTGTTTTGTTCAGATAGCTACGCCACCTCTTTTTTACAAAGAGACCGATCCTCAGCCGAGAAAGCATACCATATGGCGACCTACAACAGATTTTACTGGCTTCCAGGCGAGTATACACAGGTGAAATTTTATCATCCTAAGCTGGTTAATGCTATCAAGCATCAACGGTCTGATTTGCATGTAAAGCTAATGATCTATTCGGtaattgataattttaaaaatatagtgTTTATTAATATGTTTGTGCATTTATTGGTGCATTGAAAACGTAGCTGGTGCCTTATTAACAAAACCAACCATTTATGTTTCAACTTTACTATTAGAGGGGCATGCAAGTAAAGAAAGCAGTGTTGGTCTTGACTTTTCATAGACGCATGAGTACAAAATGATAGAATTGCAAGCAACCACTGAAATATGCACTAGTTTGTTCTTTGTTAAGCAGAAATTTTGTTTCATATATCATGTTTTCCTTTTATAAAAAGAGTGAGTGAATACAAAACAAACTTGCTTTGTACTCATGTAATTCTTCAGTAGATAATCAGATCAACTTGATATCGGGAGCCATTTATCTCACCCTCTCACCCGAATTTCTTCAATAATATCTCCACCCACTTCAGGAACATCTACAAGTTTGGTTGGTGGTAATTTGATTGATATTTTCACTTCCAATGTTGTGGTGTACTTCCAAGGAGGTGAATAGCCTAATGTTTTGTCTAACACTTATCAACTTCTTGCTTGAACTAGGCACTTTCTGGAGTGCGAACAAGACTCGTTAAGGGAGAATATGGACAAGATTTTCCAATGCAGTCCACGTTTATATTTTCTAAGTCAACAACCAGAAGATGAATCCAAATCTCCATACTCTACCTCAATACTCTGTTTTTGCTGATCAACTTCCAGGTAAAGATCATGCTTTTGATAGTATGAAGGATGGTAATGGATCCACCTTCTCAGAATTCTGTGTTTCTGGTTCGCATTTGTGTGATACCTCATCAATATCCATGAAGAGCATGGTACCGGTTTCTGTTGCGAGTGTACCAGATCCTGTCTCACAGGAAATTCCTTCTGCCAGCACAGGTAAGACTATACCAGCTCTTGGCATATATGACGCTGAAATTGTATAAATTATCTGAACAACCATGTTTTCTTCaatcttttaaaaaagaaaactCTGAATGCTTTTTCTTTCTGTTGTTCATTCATCTTGAATGACTCGCGACAATTGACTGGTCAGGTCTGAGCATCTTAGAATACATGCTTTCTGCATTCTCATAATAATTCAAGCTTAATTCTTCGATGAGTGGTGATGTTCTTGGGTCAGAATTTATAATAGTGTCACCGATACAGATGTCTGTTAAGATGTCAAAAATCAATTACTTTAAATGGGGCATTCTAGTTGATTTGAGAAACTTGATGAAGGATGCTAACACGTTTATCTGTAATCTAGCTCATAGGGAGCTCCCTTGAATCACCAAGCTCCATATTGTTGTGGCAGTTTTTTCTTGTGTACTGGGTTTGCTTGCAGTATTTTTCATCAGCATGTTGTTTCTTATTTCTTGAATATTTTACAAAACATCGGTTGTTGCTTCAGGAATGGAATCCCAAGCATGGAGCAGTGCCGGTGCCGCAGAGGAGTCGGAGGAACCTAATTGGTAGGATCAGTCGATTTGGCCAACCGCAGAGAAtaagtaattaaattaaattgttcattggatgacatcctcctcctTGTAAGATGGCATTCTGTGGCCCAGATCATTGTGATAAATATTTCACCATGAACTGatggaaaaatcaaatcaaacaaTGCATTCTAtataattgattaaaaaatttgaaagcttCATGATGCTGGTTGACAACTGTGCAACATTCATAGGTGGCTATCTTTATAGTTGTTGCGTAATTGTTAAATGAGGTTCATGAACAATGTAATTATACTACATTTTCGTCCGatcgatttctttttcttttatttttttgttcagaATAACCACATTTATACTACCAAGCTCCGATACCAACAGGATCACCCATGGATTGTGAATTGCGGAAATAACTGAACTTTAGATCCACATAACAATTATGCCATTGCTTTCTTCTTAATCAAAATTGATGCCATCGTAGACCGTGATAATCCATCACCACCATATAGAATCAGTAAGAAAGAAGATACACGAAAAATGATCCCTGCAAATCAAGGGAAATTAATCAAACAACCAACAAGCAGGAAGAAAAACACGACCCACAAGTGAACGATTGGTTATGGAGCAGAAGGTTAATTGATTATTCTAATATTTCTGGCTCTGGTTATCAGTGTCATTAGCTCTGATGATATTTTAGGGGAAATCGTGAGTTACATCTGGTGCAACAGGACAACAATTGCAATGAAAATGAGTGCATGGTGCTGATTAGGAAAAATGGGGTATATTGCTTTTGCTATGTCATTGGTTACATGCACTGAGAGTTTTTTCATAAACAAAAAAGAAATGTACATTGTCTGTGGCAAGATATTGTGCTTGTTATATTGACTTACAGAAGCCATGCTACATCCCTCAAAAGTGAGCCATCCACATGGGCATAGAGAGGTAggccacaaaatttcagaaattcGGACCGGACTTctaaaacaagaaaagaaaaaagactcGAAAATTCAAAGGTTGCATCAGAATGTAATCATTTTCCACACAGTTACGCATAACCAGTTAAAAAAAGACCAGTTTATTTGAATGTATTGCATAGTATCAGCAGAACTTCTTGAGAATGTATAACAGCACATACTTTACTGCATAGAATTCTACAAGAGAAGATAAAATGATGAAACCATAAATAAATTTCAAGGATGTaagaaagaatagaaaaaagTAGATGCAAAATTGATTATTTCTGaaaataagcaaaaaaaaaaaaaaacacttgggCATTGGAAACCCGGTGAAGAAACTCTTGTGGCAGTTGTCAAGAGTTTCTATGGTCAACTGGCCCAAAAACATTGGTGCTGTAGTCCAATAAGCAGTCATGTGTTCCCCGTAGAATTTGATGCCAAGAATCCGAAATCCTTCCTCTCCTGTTACACCCCATATCTACATCAGAAAACAactattattcatcacaaatttcggaagatatatatatatatatataaagaaaaaggAACAAGTGAAACAGACTGAGAGCTCACTTTCAACGTTACTTGTTCATCCTCGACAAGAATTTCCTTGGTAAAATATTCAACACTCATTTTAGCTTTAAATTATTGTGTGAACTTCTCGTATACCTATATTGAAAGGTGAATAATTCAGAATGGAAATAACACTGCAACCACGTACATTAAACCCAGCGTCATTTGAACATTCACATCATGAACATGTAACATTAACAAAAAGAGAGGAAACGTTACCTTTCTTAAGCTCATGCTTTCCAGAAAGGTTCAGACTGTTGATCAGAagaatcactgtatttcaatttagtaaagtcttgaccaggataatccatgaaataaatttaaaaggttgaaatacaatgtggatgaagcaatctcagttgacagttaacctgagaccatcctaaagcatccagggtcaaaaggatgaattatgtggtagccataagtatgggttctgaaatatttttttgtgataattcgacctatctgaacatcgagaattattgctagatggtatctcgattagtgcaggaattggttcctgtgctactggcttagtgtttgaacctatggagtcacgcacacaagtcaaataaagtaggaagaaattgacctatgtttatatgtccaatctgaaagtacttgacttgattgaacatataagctaacttgattaaaaattgagttatggataaaatgagattaaagagttgactatgtctagctagcactacacatggggTTCTGGTTCAATTTCGGGGataaacaatttctatctatgatccatggaatatatgaaagtttggatttaagtactaattaattttaaattagttttgaattaattagacttaaataag
The DNA window shown above is from Elaeis guineensis isolate ETL-2024a chromosome 8, EG11, whole genome shotgun sequence and carries:
- the LOC140859725 gene encoding uncharacterized protein, which gives rise to MCFLFRYYCFLYFLYLAPSSSIYISPLSAYSFPGRFQLRAPSLALVLLLFLPPSPTQRAAVVIMSEIQIGDFLDEDYRPLRKRPKKNNAPLQHPPSQATRKMKPSKFHAPTRLRIGAWEHVSRHEGDLEAKCYFARQKLIWEFLESGLKSKIEIPWSHIKGLKVTYPETGDGTLDIEIATPPLFYKETDPQPRKHTIWRPTTDFTGFQASIHRHFLECEQDSLRENMDKIFQCSPRLYFLSQQPEDESKSPYSTSILCFC